Proteins from a single region of Planctomycetia bacterium:
- a CDS encoding type II toxin-antitoxin system HicB family antitoxin, protein MIRRTRTGFSVDVPDVPGCVATATTIDHAREMISQALEGHLEIMAAGGEAIPTPSHHIEFSFDDQSDEEFCTWVEVELNQSVAS, encoded by the coding sequence ATGATTCGTCGGACTCGCACGGGCTTCAGCGTCGATGTGCCGGACGTTCCGGGGTGCGTAGCGACTGCGACAACGATCGATCATGCACGGGAAATGATTTCGCAAGCGCTTGAGGGGCATCTTGAAATTATGGCCGCCGGAGGCGAAGCGATTCCCACGCCGTCGCATCACATCGAGTTTTCGTTCGACGATCAGTCCGATGAAGAATTTTGCACTTGGGTTGAGGTTGAGCTGAATCAATCGGTTGCGTCGTAG
- a CDS encoding type II toxin-antitoxin system HicA family toxin, with product MAGERRFSEVRAMLEAAGYQLDRIHGSHHIFTKPAAPLFSIPVHHGKVKPFYVRQVAKLTERGPEPG from the coding sequence ATGGCGGGCGAGCGCAGATTCAGCGAAGTGCGGGCCATGCTGGAGGCGGCGGGTTATCAACTCGATCGGATCCACGGCTCTCACCACATTTTCACGAAGCCCGCGGCACCGCTGTTCTCGATTCCCGTTCATCACGGCAAGGTTAAACCGTTTTATGTGCGCCAAGTCGCGAAACTCACGGAACGTGGACCGGAGCCGGGCTGA
- a CDS encoding type II toxin-antitoxin system HicB family antitoxin has translation MDRSRAEAAKSLRAEAKRYADSYQIILQFEDGEWYGRGLELPQVFGDGKTPEACVENTREALEGAVAFLLEQGQRPPAAATTGQRTEQVNVRLTAEEKVLLEASAKRKGFSGLSEFVRAAAIEATTT, from the coding sequence GTGGACCGGAGCCGGGCTGAGGCCGCGAAAAGTTTGCGGGCCGAGGCCAAACGCTACGCCGACTCGTATCAAATCATCCTGCAATTTGAAGACGGCGAATGGTACGGTCGCGGCTTGGAGTTGCCGCAGGTATTCGGCGACGGCAAGACGCCCGAGGCTTGCGTGGAGAATACGCGCGAGGCGCTGGAGGGGGCCGTCGCGTTTTTGCTCGAACAAGGCCAACGACCTCCGGCAGCGGCAACGACCGGCCAACGAACCGAGCAAGTGAACGTTCGCCTCACGGCCGAGGAGAAAGTCTTGCTCGAAGCCTCGGCGAAGCGGAAAGGATTCAGCGGTCTCAGCGAGTTCGTGCGCGCAGCCGCCATCGAGGCGACGACGACTTAG
- a CDS encoding alpha/beta fold hydrolase, with the protein MGQELVDATAGDGLRLDGALHLPQSEQATDGSGFGLSGFDAALIIHGTGSNFYGSRFLTYIAQRFTARGLAALVVNTRGHDQICSALVRNPDGSTGSRTIGSAYERVDECRLDLAAWCQLLAERGYRRIALVGHSLGAVKCVYAAVHGPLPGIAAVVVVSPPRLSYSHFAASVRAPGFLEELATAERHIAAGEPDALMQIRFPLPYVITASGYLEKYGPSEQYNLLRYLDRLALPTLFTFGSQEVMQGIAFRGFPEALQEAKDQGAKLHIAVIAGGDHHYTGVQGALLDSIERWLGKLS; encoded by the coding sequence GTGGGCCAAGAACTCGTCGACGCCACGGCCGGCGACGGACTTCGCCTCGACGGCGCATTACATCTTCCGCAATCGGAACAAGCTACCGACGGTTCCGGCTTCGGTCTCTCAGGCTTCGATGCCGCGCTCATCATCCACGGCACCGGTAGCAACTTCTACGGCTCCCGGTTCCTTACCTATATCGCGCAGCGGTTCACCGCGCGCGGCCTCGCGGCGCTCGTCGTTAATACGCGCGGCCACGATCAAATCTGCTCGGCCCTGGTTCGCAATCCCGACGGCTCGACCGGCAGCCGGACGATCGGCTCGGCCTACGAGCGCGTCGACGAATGTCGGCTCGATCTCGCGGCTTGGTGCCAACTCTTAGCCGAGCGCGGCTACCGACGTATCGCACTCGTCGGGCACAGCCTGGGAGCGGTGAAGTGCGTGTATGCCGCCGTGCATGGCCCGCTGCCGGGCATTGCAGCCGTGGTCGTCGTGTCGCCGCCGCGGTTGTCGTATTCCCACTTCGCCGCAAGCGTCCGCGCACCGGGCTTCTTGGAAGAACTCGCCACGGCCGAGCGCCACATCGCCGCCGGAGAGCCCGACGCCCTGATGCAGATCCGCTTCCCACTCCCCTACGTCATCACGGCCTCGGGCTACCTCGAAAAATACGGCCCGAGCGAGCAATACAACCTGCTCCGCTACCTCGACCGCCTCGCGCTGCCGACCCTATTCACGTTCGGCTCGCAGGAAGTGATGCAAGGAATCGCCTTTCGTGGATTCCCCGAAGCGCTGCAAGAAGCGAAAGACCAAGGAGCCAAGCTCCACATCGCCGTAATCGCCGGTGGCGACCACCATTACACAGGCGTGCAAGGGGCGCTCCTCGACTCGATCGAGCGGTGGCTCGGCAAGCTCAGCTAA
- a CDS encoding DEAD/DEAH box helicase: MSEPRLDLTPAVRSTTFEPSNDSSGMSLLLVPTVTTLACCVPKIGVASLPIRADKLKVRSFYFPQSGNWREKFLAAQAAAQGGLQGKPSAEASAAEAAKKIASAMPKSSTHIAPPKDIVKLEDRLYYVLQPPLESVFTGGTLDFPFTPFPYQFEGIAFLYPRFAAILADEMGLGKTMQAITTIRLLLHAGEVRSVLMVCPKPLVTNWQREFATWAPELPITIIEGDQAKRRWQWSQTESPIKIANYEVVVRDREMIEDPELKFDLCVLDESQRIKNRNGTTAEVVCSIHRTRSWALTGTPVENCADDLVGIFEFLQPGYLTPGMKPRAMGKLAADYIIRRTKDKVLTELPPKMFRDVEIELTTHQRETYRIAEEEGTVRLTDMGPGATIQNVFELVMRLKQICNFDSFTGESAKLERLEADLEEVVANGRKALIFSQWVDTLERLGERLAHLNPLYYHGKIPHKKRDGVIQEFKQSKDRHVLLMSYGAGSVGLNLQFSQYVFLYDRWWNPAIEDQAINRAHRIGAAGPVTVTRFIAADTIEQRIDQLLRDKRELFDTIFSDAEPTAVNAGLTHDEIFGLFKLRSPQGPIKFAA, from the coding sequence ATGAGCGAGCCTAGATTGGATCTCACGCCGGCCGTTCGGTCGACGACCTTCGAGCCGTCGAACGACTCGTCGGGCATGTCGCTGCTGCTCGTCCCTACCGTAACGACGCTTGCTTGCTGCGTGCCGAAGATCGGCGTCGCCTCTTTGCCGATTCGGGCAGACAAGCTCAAGGTTCGCAGCTTCTACTTTCCGCAGAGCGGTAACTGGCGCGAGAAGTTCCTCGCCGCGCAGGCAGCCGCGCAAGGCGGGTTGCAAGGGAAACCGAGCGCTGAGGCCTCGGCTGCCGAAGCTGCGAAGAAAATCGCGAGCGCAATGCCGAAATCGTCGACGCATATTGCGCCGCCGAAAGATATCGTGAAGCTCGAAGACCGACTGTATTACGTCTTACAACCGCCGCTCGAATCGGTCTTCACCGGCGGCACGCTCGACTTTCCGTTTACGCCGTTCCCGTACCAGTTCGAGGGGATCGCGTTTCTCTATCCGCGCTTCGCCGCGATCTTGGCCGACGAGATGGGCCTCGGTAAGACGATGCAGGCGATTACGACGATTCGCTTGTTGCTGCATGCCGGCGAAGTGCGCAGCGTGTTGATGGTCTGCCCGAAGCCGCTGGTGACGAACTGGCAGCGCGAATTCGCCACATGGGCACCGGAGCTCCCGATCACGATCATCGAAGGAGACCAGGCGAAGCGGCGCTGGCAATGGAGCCAAACCGAGTCGCCGATCAAGATCGCCAACTATGAAGTCGTCGTGCGCGATCGCGAGATGATCGAAGACCCTGAATTGAAGTTCGATTTGTGCGTGCTTGATGAGTCGCAACGGATTAAAAACCGCAACGGCACGACGGCCGAAGTCGTCTGCTCGATCCACCGGACGCGCAGTTGGGCGCTCACCGGAACGCCGGTCGAAAACTGCGCGGACGACTTAGTCGGCATCTTCGAGTTTCTGCAGCCGGGCTATCTCACGCCGGGCATGAAACCCCGAGCGATGGGAAAACTCGCCGCCGACTACATCATCCGCCGTACGAAAGACAAAGTCCTCACCGAGCTGCCGCCGAAGATGTTTCGCGACGTCGAGATCGAACTCACGACGCATCAACGCGAGACCTATCGCATCGCCGAAGAAGAAGGGACGGTTCGGCTCACCGACATGGGGCCCGGCGCGACGATTCAGAACGTCTTCGAGCTCGTCATGCGGCTCAAGCAAATCTGCAATTTCGACTCCTTCACCGGTGAAAGTGCCAAGCTCGAACGGCTCGAAGCGGATCTGGAAGAGGTCGTCGCCAACGGTCGCAAAGCGCTGATTTTCAGCCAATGGGTCGACACGCTCGAGCGCCTCGGAGAGCGGCTCGCGCATCTCAACCCCCTCTACTACCACGGAAAAATTCCGCACAAGAAGCGCGATGGCGTCATTCAGGAGTTTAAGCAAAGCAAAGATCGCCACGTCCTGCTGATGAGCTACGGTGCGGGAAGCGTCGGTCTGAACCTGCAATTCTCGCAATACGTGTTTCTGTATGACCGCTGGTGGAATCCGGCGATCGAAGACCAGGCGATCAATCGGGCCCATCGGATCGGCGCGGCGGGCCCTGTGACCGTCACACGCTTCATCGCCGCCGATACGATCGAGCAACGGATCGACCAACTACTCCGCGACAAGCGCGAGCTGTTCGACACGATCTTCTCCGACGCCGAACCGACCGCCGTGAACGCCGGCCTGACGCACGACGAAATCTTCGGCCTCTTCAAGCTCCGCAGCCCTCAAGGCCCGATCAAGTTCGCGGCTTGA
- a CDS encoding type II toxin-antitoxin system HicB family antitoxin — MHTYTAVIEKCGQTGLYVGYVPGFPGAHSQGESLEELRENLTEVISMLIEDGEPKLEAEFIGTQTVSVR, encoded by the coding sequence ATGCATACTTACACCGCCGTCATCGAAAAGTGCGGACAGACGGGCCTCTACGTCGGCTACGTTCCCGGCTTTCCGGGTGCGCATTCGCAAGGCGAAAGCCTGGAAGAACTGCGCGAAAACCTGACGGAAGTGATTTCGATGCTCATCGAAGACGGGGAACCGAAACTCGAAGCAGAGTTTATCGGTACGCAAACCGTCAGCGTTCGCTAG
- a CDS encoding type II toxin-antitoxin system HicA family toxin, producing the protein MPPVPVLKPHEVVALLTALGFIEVRQKGSHKQFRHADGRGTTVPYHRGRDISPILLRKIARDVGLNVEDLLRAGK; encoded by the coding sequence ATGCCCCCGGTGCCGGTCTTAAAGCCTCACGAAGTCGTCGCGCTGCTGACGGCGTTGGGTTTTATCGAGGTGCGGCAAAAGGGTTCGCATAAACAGTTCCGACACGCCGACGGCCGAGGCACTACGGTCCCTTATCATCGTGGCCGCGATATTTCTCCGATTCTCTTACGCAAGATCGCTCGCGATGTCGGGCTGAACGTCGAGGACTTGCTGCGCGCCGGCAAGTAG